From the Lolium rigidum isolate FL_2022 chromosome 2, APGP_CSIRO_Lrig_0.1, whole genome shotgun sequence genome, one window contains:
- the LOC124692858 gene encoding probable enoyl-CoA hydratase 2, mitochondrial, which yields MRSLRGLLAVSGHITGRQTPSSGAAASAHSALFVRALQILSQPEPVRLHKLSAPDTGIVELRLERPEARNAIGKEMLRGLRSAMDTVEADPTANVLLLASSVPKAFCAGADLKERRLMGLCEVREFVNSLRATFSSFEALPIPTIAVIEGAAFGGGLELALSCDLRICGESATFCLPETGLAIIPGAGGTQRLPRIVGRSRAKELIFTGRRFDAMEAVTMGVVNYCVPGGEAYQKALELAREINGKGPLAIRMAKKAINQGMEVDLSSALTVEEECYEQVLDTQDRLEGLAAFAEKRKPLYTGK from the exons ATGCGCAGCCTCCGGGGCCTCCTCGCCGTCTCCGGCCACATCACCGGCCGCCAAACACCGtcgagcggcgccgccgcctccgcccacagcGCCCTATTCGTTCGCGCCCTCCAGATCCTCTCCCAGCCGGAGCCCGTCCGCCTCCACAAGCTCTCCGCCCCCGACACCG GGATCGTGGAACTGAGGCTGGAGCGGCCGGAGGCCAGGAACGCCATCGGGAAGGAGATGCTCAGGGGGCTGCGGAGCGCGATGGACACGGTGGAGGCTGACCCCACGGCCAACGTCCTGCTGCTCGCGAGCTCCGTGCCCAAGGCCTTCTGCGCGGGCGCTGACCTCAAG GAAAGGAGGTTAATGGGCCTTTGCGAAGTCCGGGAATTTGTTAATTCCTTGAGAGCTACATTCTCGTCCTTTGAG GCACTCCCCATCCCTACAATTGCTGTTATTGAAGGAGCTGCTTTTGGTGGTGGACTAGAATTGGCTCTTTCGTGTGATCTTCGTATATGTG GGGAAAGTGCAACATTCTGTTTGCCAGAAACCGGCCTTGCTATTATTCCTGG AGCTGGAGGAACACAGCGTCTTCCTAGGATTGTTGGAAGGTCCAGAGCAAAGGAATTGATATTCACTGGCCGTAGATTTGATGCGATGGAAGCTGTAACTATGG GAGTAGTAAACTACTGTGTTCCTGGTGGTGAGGCTTATCAAAAGGCTCTTGAACTTGCCCGGGAGATAAATGGGAAA GGTCCATTAGCGATAAGGatggccaagaaggccatcaatcAAGGGATGGAGGTAGACCTGTCCTCTGCACTGACTGTCGAAGAAGAATGCTATGAGCAAGTTCTGGACACTCAGGATCGTCTTGAAGGTCTAGCTGCATTTGCCGAGAAAAGAAAACCTTTGTACACAGGAAAGTAA
- the LOC124687996 gene encoding probable enoyl-CoA hydratase 2, mitochondrial: MRTSRGLLLAAVAGRHASAAAPAHRSLRVRELQILAQPEPVRLKKLSAPDSGIVELTLERPEVKNAINWELMRRLRAAIGKIEADATAKVVLVASSVPGIFCAGADLKERRLMSSSQVQEYTNSLRSTFSYVEALPIPTIAVIEGAALGGGLELALSCDMCICGENATLGLPETGLAIIPGAGGTQRLPRIIGRSRAKELIFTGRRCDAAEAVMMGLANYCVPAGEAYNKALEVAREITKKGPLGIKMAKKAIDQGMGVSDMGSALAVEGECYDQLLHTRDRLEGLAAFAEKRKPVYTGE; this comes from the exons ATGCGCACCTCGCggggcctcctcctcgccgccgtcgccggccgccaCGCTTCAGCAGCCGCTCCTGCCCACAGATCCCTCCGCGTGCGCGAGCTCCAAATCCTCGCCCAGCCGGAGCCCGTGCGCCTGAAGAAGCTCTCGGCACCCGACTCCG GGATCGTGGAGCTAACGCTGGAGCGGCCAGAGGTCAAGAACGCCATCAACTGGGAGCTGATGAGGAGGCTGCGGGCCGCGATCGGGAAGATCGAGGCCGACGCGACGGCCAAGGTCGTCCTGGTCGCGAGCTCCGTGCCAGGAATTTTCTGCGCGGGCGCCGATCTCAAG GAAAGGAGGCTCATGAGTTCTTCGCAAGTTCAAGAATATACTAATTCGTTAAGGTCTACATTCTCGTACGTTGAG GCACTCCCCATTCCAACAATTGCTGTCATTGAAGGAGCGGCTTTGGGTGGCGGGCTAGAACTTGCTCTGTCATGTGATATGTGTATATGTG GAGAAAATGCAACCCTTGGTCTGCCAGAGACAGGCCTTGCTATTATTCCTGG AGCCGGCGGCACGCAGCGCCTTCCAAGGATTATCGGAAGGTCCAGAGCAAAGGAACTGATATTCACAGGTCGTAGATGCGACGCCGCTGAAGCTGTCATGATGG GACTAGCAAACTACTGCGTTCCAGCTGGGGAGGCCTACAACAAAGCTCTTGAAGTCGCTCGTGAGATAACAAAGAAA GGCCCTCTGGGCATAAAAATGGCCAAGAAGGCCATCGATCAAGGGATGGGGGTATCAGACATGGGCTCTGCGCTGGCTGTCGAAGGGGAATGCTACGACCAGCTGCTGCACACGCGAGATCGCCTCGAGGGCCTAGCTGCATTCGCTGAGAAGAGGAAGCCTGTGTACACCGGAGAATAG